The Syntrophales bacterium DNA segment TGGGTGCACCTGAGGCGGCTCTGTTTCAAAAAATATTCGCTGACGCAGTAATGAGTACGACAATAAAGCCCGCAGACTCTGGAGAGACTCATGGCGGAGAACAGAAAAGAGAAGTCTTTGTTAAAAAAACTGTTGTATTCCAGATCGTTTCGCTGGGGCATCGGTATCCCTGCCATCCTTGTCCTTGTTCTCTATAGCGCATCTTTTTTCCTTGATGAACCTCTGCGCCGCATCACGGAAGAAAAAATTAACCGTGATTTGAAAGGGTATTCGGTTCGGTTGCCGGGGTTGCATGTCCAGTTGATAGGCCTTTCCTTGACCTTGAAAGGATTGACCGTCTTGCAGCAGGCGCATCCTAATCCTCCTATTGCCTATTTCCCCATTCTCAAGGCCAGCATCCACTGGCGGGAGATCCTCTCGGGAAGGCTTGTCGCCGAATTAAGGCTGGACCAGCCGAAAATCAACATCAACCTGCTGCAACTGCGCAACGAGGCGGCCAGTAAGGTCCCGCTGAAGGAGATTGGCTGGCAAAAGGCGGTGGAGGACATCTACCCGCTAAAAATAAACACCGTGAAAATCAGGGACGCCAACATCACCTATATCGACCAGGATCCGAAAAGACCGCTCGCCCTGAGCCATCTGAACCTCCAGGCGACCAATATCCGCAACGTCCGCCTTCCAGACCAAGTCTATCCCTCCTCGTTCCATCTTGATACGTCAATCTTTGACACCGGGCACGGCAGTATCGATGGCGACGCAAATTTCCTCTCCGAGCCGTATCCCGGCATAAAGGGCCGCCTCAAGTTGGAAAAGGTTCCGCTCGATTATTTCAATACGATGGCTGCCCGCTCGAACCTTTCCATACATGGCGGAGTGCTTAGGGCCGCCGGCGACGCCGAGTATGCGCCAAATGTGAAAAGCGCCCACCTGGAATACCTGACGATCCAGGGGATGACACTCAACTATATCCATTCGCAACGCACCGCCGGCGCCGAAAAAAAACGTGCGGCCATAGTGGAAAAGACCGCCAAGGAGCTCACCAACAAGCCCGGGATTTTGATACGCGCCGATCAGTTGGATCTTACGGGGTGCAACCTC contains these protein-coding regions:
- a CDS encoding DUF748 domain-containing protein; translation: MAENRKEKSLLKKLLYSRSFRWGIGIPAILVLVLYSASFFLDEPLRRITEEKINRDLKGYSVRLPGLHVQLIGLSLTLKGLTVLQQAHPNPPIAYFPILKASIHWREILSGRLVAELRLDQPKININLLQLRNEAASKVPLKEIGWQKAVEDIYPLKINTVKIRDANITYIDQDPKRPLALSHLNLQATNIRNVRLPDQVYPSSFHLDTSIFDTGHGSIDGDANFLSEPYPGIKGRLKLEKVPLDYFNTMAARSNLSIHGGVLRAAGDAEYAPNVKSAHLEYLTIQGMTLNYIHSQRTAGAEKKRAAIVEKTAKELTNKPGILIRADQLDLTGCNLGMVNEAARKPYRAFLADTDLQMSNFSNQFSQGPAQMRLKAKFMGSGITTASGSFRPEKGGSDFDLYVKIENTKLTAMNDLLRAYGNFDVSAGAFSLTSEVHVKNNAISGYIKPFFKDIKVYDRRKDKGQGVFHQAYEMLVGGVAKLLENRSRQEVATKANITGSLKNPETSTWQIVVELIKNAFFKAILPSFDKEVTGAGKR